ATGTGGCCGAGCAGTACTCCAAGGGCATCGCCCACGTGACGACCCGCCAGGACTTCCAGCTCTACTGGATTCCGACGAGAGAGGCTCCCCTGGCGATGGCGCGCATGGCAGCGGCGGGCCTCACGACGCGCGAAGCCTGCGGCAATAGCGTGCGCAATGTCACGGCCTGCCCGTATGCCGGGGTGAGCCCGACCGAACTCTTTGATGTCACCCCGCATGCCGATGCGGTCACGAAGCATTTTCTGCGCAATCCGGCGAGCCAGAAGCTCCCGCGGAAATTCAAGATCGCCTTCGAAGGCTGCCCGCAGGATCATGCCAAGACAGCGATCCACGACATCGGGGCGGTGGCGGCGTTTGGCGAATGGCAGGGCAAGCGCGTTCCGGGCTTTAAGCTCTATGTCGGCGGCGGATTGGGTGCCGCTCCGATGCAGGCGATCTTGCTGGAGCCATTCACCCCGACGAGCGAGCTGCTGCGCACCTGCGAGGCCGTCGTGCGCGTGCATGATCGGCTCGGCGACCGCAAGAACAAGGCGCAAGCCAGGATCAAATTCGTCGTCAAGCGATTAGGGCCTGAGGCGTTCCGCAACGAAGTCTTCGCCGAGCGTGACAAGCTACCCAGCTATTCGTATCCCGGCATGGACAACGTCGACGTGGCAGAGCAGCCCCCGACACCGTCGGTTCACCCCGCCCTTCAGGGCGGGGTCAACGGGACATTTTCTCGGTGGCAGTTCACCAA
The genomic region above belongs to Candidatus Omnitrophota bacterium and contains:
- a CDS encoding nitrite/sulfite reductase; this translates as MAENLLDKRVEEFLSEAPQASREEILAFRALVEQYFLGQITPDEFKARRLHMGTYGIRATKDIHMMRVKIPSGHLTAEQLEAVADVAEQYSKGIAHVTTRQDFQLYWIPTREAPLAMARMAAAGLTTREACGNSVRNVTACPYAGVSPTELFDVTPHADAVTKHFLRNPASQKLPRKFKIAFEGCPQDHAKTAIHDIGAVAAFGEWQGKRVPGFKLYVGGGLGAAPMQAILLEPFTPTSELLRTCEAVVRVHDRLGDRKNKAQARIKFVVKRLGPEAFRNEVFAERDKLPSYSYPGMDNVDVAEQPPTPSVHPALQGGVNGTFSRWQFTNVLPQKQQGYVVVTIRLRLGDISTAQMRGLAQVIRRYCGGALRTAIEQNLLLRWVRNEHVAALFSE